TCCGTCGAGCACCTCGGCTCCGTGCTCCAGGCCTCGCTCGCCGTGATCGTCGGCATAGCGCTGCTCGCCGGCCCCTACCTCGTCCGCATGACGCAGGACCTCTCGGAGGAGCGCCTGATGCGCATCCGCGCGCAGGAGCGCGCCGAGGTCGCCGCCCATGTGCACGACTCCGTGCTGCACACCCTCACGCTGATACAGCGGAACGCGGAGAGCGCCGGCGAGGTGCGCCGTCTCGCGCGCGCCCAGGAGCGCGACCTGCGCGCCTGGCTCTACAAGCCCGCGGGTGCGAGCGCCGCGTCCGAGGGCTCCGAGGCCGCGCCGGAATCCCTCGCTGAGGCGGTGCGGCGCAGCGCCGCCGAGGTGGAGGACAAGCACGGCGTGCCCATAGAGGTCGTCATCGTGGGGGACTGCCCGCTCGACGAGAAACTGTCCGCGCTGATGCAGGCCGCGAGGGAAGCCATGGTGAACGCCGCCAAGTACGGTGGCGACGGCGGTGCGGTGCAGGTCTTCGCGGAGGTGGAGGGGAAGTCCGTCTTCGTCTCGGTCCGTGACCGGGGACCCGGCTTCGACCTGGACGCCGTGCCCACCGACCGGATGGGCGTACGAGAATCGATCATCGGCCGAATGCGGCGCCACGGCGGCACCGCCCGGCTCCGCGCGGTGCCCGACGGGGGCACGGAGGTCGAGCTGACGATGGAGAGGGCGGAGACGTCATGAGCGACGCGAGCGAGCGGGGGACCGGCGGCGGTGCGCCGCTCGGACCGGGGGAGCCGGCGGGCGCGGGCAGCACGCCGGCCGGCCGGACGCCCGGCACCTCGGGCACTCCAGGGGCAGCGGGCGCCTCCGGTACGCCAGGCGGCACGGGCGCCCCGGGGCCGCGCCAGTCCCCGGAGCAGGCCGCTGCCCCCGGACAGGAGCGGCCCGTCGACCCCGCGGACCGCCGGGCGCGCGTCGTCCTCGTCGACGACCACAGGATGTTCCGCACCGGCGTGCGGGCCGAGATCGGCCGGACGGACCTCACGGGCGTGGAGGTCGTCGGCGAGGCCGCGGACGTCGACCAGGCGGTGTCCGTCATCACCGAGGCCCGCCCCGAGGTCGTCCTGCTGGACGTGCACCTGCCGGGCGGCGGCGGAGTGGAGGTGCTGCGGCGCTGCGCCCCGTTGATGACCGACCCCGAGCGCCCGGTCCGCTTCCTCGCGCTCTCCGTCTCCGACGCCGCCGAGGACGTCATCGGCGTCATCCGGGGCGGCGCCCGCGGGTACGTCACCAAGACGATCACCGGCGCCGACCTGATCAACTCGATCTTCCGCGTCCAGGAGGGCGACGCGGTGTTCTCCCCCCGCCTGGCCGGCTTCGTCCTGGACGCCTTCGCCTCCACCGACGCCCCGCCCGTCGACGAGGACCTCGACCGCCTCACCCAGCGCGAGCGCGAGGTGCTCCGCCTGATCGCGCGCGGCTACGCGTACAAGGAGATCGCCAAGCAGCTCTTCATCTCCGTGAAGACGGTCGAGTCCCATGTCTCGGCGGTGCTCCGCAAGCTCCAGCTCTCCAACCGCCACGAGCTGACCCGGTGGGCGACGGCGCGGCGACTCGTCTGAGGCGGTGGGACCGATGAGTCCCGCCGCCGCGCTCAGCCGTCGCCGGCTGATCCCCGCCGCGGGCCCGCTCGGAAGGTCCCGCCGGCCGGGCTACGCGGGCCCGACCCGGTTGGTGCAGGTGAACGGCTCGTCGAGCCAGTACGTGCCGTGCTGGGCGTCGTACACGATCGGGTACTGGGTGGACGGCGCGCAGAGCTTGCGGATCTGGGCACGGTTGGCGGAGCTGATGGTGAACCAGTACTTGTTCGTGTCCGGGGCGATCTTCTCGCACTTGTAGAAGAACCCCTTCATGCCGGGGCCGAAGACGTCGCTGCGGAAGTCGGCGGAGAGCTTCTTGTTGACGTTGATGTTGTCGCAGTCGGCCTTCATGCCCGCGGCGTCGCTGGTCCGGGCGGCCCTGGTCGTGTAGCCCTTGGCCGTGTGGGTGCCCGATGCCGTCAAGGTCCGCTCGGGCAGGCCGATCTGTCCGGCCACCTCGGAGAGGAACGGGCTGCCCGCCGGGGGCCCGGCAGTGCGGGAGAGCGCGCCGACGTCCGCGTAGCAGCCGGCGACAACGGCACCGGTGCCCAGGGTGGCCAGCAGCAGGGGTGTGATCCGGTTCCCGAGACGGGCCGGGGGCGAGGACGTCACGGGCGCTCCATTCCCGGGCAGGCCCGGCGGACGGCCCACTGCTGCCCGGGGTGCCTGATCGCACCCTAGCCGCTGAGGCCGGTGCCGCCCGGGATTGGCGGCGCGTCAGGATTCCGCTCCGGTGCGGGGCAGGAAGTCCCTCCGGGCCCTGGACGACGCACCGGATGACGTGCCGGAAGGCGTGCCGGATGACGCACCGGATGACGTGCCGGACGGCGCGCCGGTCGAAGCCCTGGACGACCCGGTCGACGACGAGGCGGACGCCGTGCCGGACGACCGGGACGAGGACGAGGCGGACGCCGTGCCGGACGACCGGGACGAGGACGAGGCGGACCAGTCCGACAGCAGCAGCCGTAGCGCGTGGTCGGAGGGCGAGCCCGGTTCCGCGGTGTAGATGCCGAGGATCTGGTCGGGGTCGCCGTCGGGGGTCAGGACCTCGTAGTCCAGGGTGAGGTCGCCGACGACGGGATGGTGGAAGTCCTTGGTGCCGTAGGTGCGGCGCTGCACGTCGTGGTCGGCCCACCAGCGGCGGAAGTCGGCGTCGCGCAGCGACAGCTCCCCGATCAGCTCGGCCAGCTTCGGATCGTGCGGGTGCCGTCCGGCGTACAGGTGCAGGGACGCGACGGCGCCCCGCGCGGCGGCCTCCCAGTTCACGTACAGCTCGCGGGCGCTCTCGTCGAGGAAGAGGTACCGGGGGAGGTTGCGCTCCCGGACCGGAAGGGCCTCGAAGTCGGTGTACAGGGCACGGGCGGCGTCGTTGGCGGCCAGGACGTCGCTGCGGTGGCCGACGACGATGGCCGGGGTGTACGTGAGGCTGTCCATCACCCGGCGCAGCCCCGGCCGCACCCGCTGGGGCGGCAGCGGACGGCTCGGCCGCCGGGTCGGCCTGGCCAGCGCGTACAGGTGGGTGCGCTCGGTGTCGTTCAGGCGCAGCGCCCGCGCGACCGCGTCCAGGACGGCCTCGGAGGCGTTCGTGGTGCGGCCGCGCTCCAGGCGGACGTAGTAGTCCACGCTGACGCCGGCCAGCCGGGCGACCTCCTCGCGGCGCAGCCCCGGAACCCGCCGGGCACCGGACTGCGGCGCGAGGCCCACCTCCTCGGGGCCGATCCTGGCCCTGCGCGACCGCAGGAACTCCCGCAGCTCCGCGTTGCCGCGGCCGCGATCCCCGCTGGACTGCTCGCTCATGCACTCCAGGTTAGGACCGGCGCCGCGTCCGGGGCCGGTCCAAAGGGGCACTGCCGGACCCCCCTACCCGCCGGCCCCCGGTCCGGCCCGCCCCGGGACGCCGTGCACCCGGGACGACCAGGGCTTCTTCCAGGCGTCCCAGGGCGCGTGTCCGGTGCTTCGCTGGAAGGGCGGGCCGGCGGCGAGCCGGGACCCGCGCACGGCGGGCCCGCCGACCCCGGCGGGCAGGCACGCGACCGGAAGCCACGCCGAGCCCCCGCGGAAGCCCCCACGCCATGCCGGGCCCCGCGCGGAAGCCCTCGCGGAAGCGCTCGGCCGCGCGCCGCACCACTGAACGCGCCGCACCACTGAACGCGCCGCACCACTGGAAGTGCCGCATCACTGGAAGTGAATGCGCCGCACCACCGAAGAAGCCGCACCACCGAAGAAGACGGAAGAAGGCAGCCACCATGACCACCGGATCCACCCCTCTGACCGACCGTGTCACCACCCCGTTCGGCGCCGAGTCCACGGCAGCCGAGGTCCTCGAAGGCATCGACCTCGGCGGCCGCCGCGCCGTCGTCACCGGCGCGTCGTCCGGCGTCGGCGTCGAGACGGCCCGAGCGCTGGCCGCCGCGGGCGCGGAGGTGACGCTGGCGGTGCGCAACACCCAGGCGGGCGAGGCCACCGCCGCCGACATCACCGCGAGCACCGGAAACCCGC
The nucleotide sequence above comes from Streptomyces sp. TS71-3. Encoded proteins:
- a CDS encoding response regulator transcription factor — its product is MSDASERGTGGGAPLGPGEPAGAGSTPAGRTPGTSGTPGAAGASGTPGGTGAPGPRQSPEQAAAPGQERPVDPADRRARVVLVDDHRMFRTGVRAEIGRTDLTGVEVVGEAADVDQAVSVITEARPEVVLLDVHLPGGGGVEVLRRCAPLMTDPERPVRFLALSVSDAAEDVIGVIRGGARGYVTKTITGADLINSIFRVQEGDAVFSPRLAGFVLDAFASTDAPPVDEDLDRLTQREREVLRLIARGYAYKEIAKQLFISVKTVESHVSAVLRKLQLSNRHELTRWATARRLV
- a CDS encoding ATP-binding protein; this encodes MPEAGAVAAEEPRAPRKLYRSSDGRLLGGVARGLAGHLGLPVIWVRIIFVGLFTADGLGALLYAAFWFFVPLGLGGVDASRPPVSAEPGRDGRRRLVARRPDGGQIIALLAMVVVAMVFVVNVDMGGPATVYLLPVLLVGAGVALVWRQADNARRARWVEVGRRRKTLTLVRSAGGVVLVGAGVTSIFVLQGSVEHLGSVLQASLAVIVGIALLAGPYLVRMTQDLSEERLMRIRAQERAEVAAHVHDSVLHTLTLIQRNAESAGEVRRLARAQERDLRAWLYKPAGASAASEGSEAAPESLAEAVRRSAAEVEDKHGVPIEVVIVGDCPLDEKLSALMQAAREAMVNAAKYGGDGGAVQVFAEVEGKSVFVSVRDRGPGFDLDAVPTDRMGVRESIIGRMRRHGGTARLRAVPDGGTEVELTMERAETS
- a CDS encoding helix-turn-helix domain-containing protein is translated as MSEQSSGDRGRGNAELREFLRSRRARIGPEEVGLAPQSGARRVPGLRREEVARLAGVSVDYYVRLERGRTTNASEAVLDAVARALRLNDTERTHLYALARPTRRPSRPLPPQRVRPGLRRVMDSLTYTPAIVVGHRSDVLAANDAARALYTDFEALPVRERNLPRYLFLDESARELYVNWEAAARGAVASLHLYAGRHPHDPKLAELIGELSLRDADFRRWWADHDVQRRTYGTKDFHHPVVGDLTLDYEVLTPDGDPDQILGIYTAEPGSPSDHALRLLLSDWSASSSSRSSGTASASSSSRSSGTASASSSTGSSRASTGAPSGTSSGASSGTPSGTSSGASSRARRDFLPRTGAES